One Glycine max cultivar Williams 82 chromosome 4, Glycine_max_v4.0, whole genome shotgun sequence DNA segment encodes these proteins:
- the LOC100783852 gene encoding flowering-promoting factor 1: MSGVWVFKKDGFRLMEKRKAEGIACSSLKKKVLVHLASGEVVSSYSSLEQILSNLGWERYYGRDPQLYQFHKRSSTDLISLPKNFSKFTSVYMYDIVIKNPNVFHVRDMEICFVSILSSL, translated from the exons atgtctggAGTTTGGGTATTCAAGAAAGATGGGTTTCGTTTAATGGAAAAGCGCAAAGCGGAGGGGATAGCATGCAGTAGTTTAAAGAAGAAGGTGTTGGTTCACTTGGCAAGTGGTGAAGTGGTGTCTTCCTACAGTTCGCTGGAGCAAATATTGAGTAATTTAGGGTGGGAGAGGTATTATGGAAGAGACCCTCAATTGTACCAATTCCACAAGCGTTCTTCCACTGACCTAATTTCCCTTCCAAAGAACTTCTCCAAGTTCACCTCTGTCTATATGTACGACATAGTCATCAAGAACCCCAATGTCTTCCACGTGCGGGATAT GGAGATTTGTTTTGTAAGTATTTTGTCATCACTGTAA